GGatcaaattaaagaatATGGACCTACTGTTATTCCCATTCTATTAACTCTTGCGGGGGCCaagtattattttcatGGTGCCACCAATACGTGGGAACGAGACATGCATGGGAAAGTGTTTATGATTACTGGTGGGACCAGTGGTATTGGGGCTCAAATAGCATATGAATTGGGTCAACGAGGAGCACAACTAATATTACTAACTAGAAGAACCAATGATCAATGGATAGCTGAATATATTGAAGATTTACGTGATAAAACTAATAATGGTTTGATATATGCAGAAGAATGTGATTTGAGTTCACTTTATTCAATCAGAAAGTTTGCCACAAAATGGCTTGATAATCAACCACCAAGAAGATTAGATGGAGTAATTTGTTGTGCTGCTGAATGTATCCCACGAGGAAAATCTAGACAAATAACTATAGACGGAGTTGAACGACAAATTGGTATTAATTATTTGGCtcatttccattttttaaCTTTATTGGGTCCGTCACTAAGGGTTCAACCTCCTGATAGAGATGTGCGGGTGTTGATTGCAACGTGTTCGTCTCAAAATTTAGGGGAGGTGGATTTGAACGATTTATTATGGAGTGAAAAGAGATATCCAGTGAGTCAACCATGGAAGGTATATGGGACATCTAAATTACTTTTAGGGTTGTTTGCTAAAGAGTATCAAAGGCAGTTGATGGGATATGAACGTAAAGATAAGGCACCATGTAACGTTCGtattaatttaatcaaCCCAGGTATTGTTCGAACACCTTCAACAAGAAGATTTCTATCTTTGGGATCCATTTGGGGGTTGGttatatatttgattttattccCGATTTGGTGGTTATTTTTTAAGAGTGCTGAGCAAGGTGCTCAGTCATTTTACTTTGCGTTATTTGCTCCTATTTTCATGAAGATTGAAGGTGGTAACATGGTACAGGAATGTAAAATAATGACTAAAGTTAGAAAAGAGTAtactgatgatgatttgcAGCAAAAGGTTTTCCATAACACTGAAGAATTGATCAAACAGATTGAAACGAAATCAGCTATTGAACGTAAAAAGCATGAAAACACCAAAAAGACTCCCGAACAAAAGGCTAAGGAAAGGCAAGATGAATTGAACAGAAAGAGAGATTTGCATATCAAACCAGAAACCCCAGAGGAATTGGAACTGAAATTAAATGTATtgagaaatcaaattggtATGGGGACCGGTATTCTGTCCAATGAAATGCCATTGTTTCCTGATGATGAGACTCTCAAGAAAGTAATCGGTTCCAGAAAGAATGCCAGTGGTAGCAGCAGTGATGCTctgaaatcaaatcaaagtaaaaagaaatctaaaaaaatataGGCTTGTATTCGTAAATAAATGGAACCCCCACCAGAACTACACCCCCCACTACCACTTTCTCTTTCATCGCCAACCCTTTGAATCTCATGTCTTAGCGCACTTTTTTCCCCTCTTAATTACACCACAAAACCACGACAACTTGACAGAAACAAACTAGAATTTCTACGTGATTGATAGAAGAGTACAGGAAGAAGGCAGACGGATCTACAAAGAATGGTTTAGATAGATAATTGACAatgtttttggtttttttttttttttgagccACCTACGGCAAAATACTATACTCTGGGGGTTTTACATGATTTGGACAATCTAAGATAGTAGTATGGagggacaaaaaaaaaaaaaaagaaataagaaaatttttcaatatctcGAGTTGTTGTCGAGGCATAGTTATTTAGGTTTTGGAATATCAATACTATTGGGTCTAATTAAATTAGTGATTGACATGACCACCCACCAACCTGATTTGTgatcatttgattttcgCACGCAGTAGCAGCACCGGTATCGCAGGCAACTTTCGatggtatttttttttcttctctctCTTGCAGCGCCGACAAcccttccttccttcctcGTGGTAATAATTGTCCACCCAAAATCTTAAtctaaatttaattaatgataatagaTAGGAGAGAGAAATGTGTGCGTGTTTgtgacaaaaaaaaaaaagaatttaataTATCCGGAATTTGTCTTATcagaaacaaattaaatcGTTCGCAATTTCCTTTCCAAGGGCACGAGACCTCTTACAatagagagaaagagagaaaaaataGTAGAGGAAACCTCTCAAGACGTTGAAAATTTATACCGCCGATATTCTTAACCAAAGCAAACTTGGATTTCCGTATCAgtttaatattttcttctttttattttttttttttcttaaaaaGCTAAATCCAATCATTAAATCCTGTACAACTGTTCAAGTCATACTAAGTTGTTCCTCACATATTGTCTAACCCAGTTGCATTCGGTCATTATTTATCAGTGtggattttgtttttttttttttattggtttattttttgctcctccaaatattataaaatattattgtCCAAGAGAATTGTACCACTTGATTTACTATTTATCCCCAGTCTAtacaaatttgaaaattcaGAATCATGTctaaagatattgaaaaaatacaacaacaacaaagtcaacagcagcagccaATGTCGTCCTTGACAAAGTTGCTACATGAATCGACCTCGACTCTAGCTTCTCCAGTTTTATCGAGAAATACTTCGGAAGTAACTTTTAAGGATCAAGGTCGCCGTACACCCGAAATTGTGACCATAGATGATAATGTCGCTACTGAATCACCGGGGATCATTATTGATGTTTCAAAACCTAAACCTCCATCAATAGATACTGATGGCTTGGATGTTGAGCCACAGGCTGTGCATGGTTTTGATCCATCTCCAAACACCAAAGTTTCATTTCTGTCTCCGTTTTCTCCAACTTCTCCATTTACCAGACAATCATCGAACTCATTTTCAAGTAACCAAGCATTTCAGAATCCAAGAGGTGCAGTTGCCAGTCCAAGGTATATAAAAAACAATTCGGTTAGTCACTCATCGGTATTTATGGGTGGGGAGAGTTTATCATCGTCAATCCCTTATTCTGCTCCTGGTGGTGGACGTGGCAATCCAGCTTCTCATAGTGGGAATACTAGTGGCAGCAATCATCCAAACAGTTTACATCGTGAGAACTCGTTTTCATCTTTAAACACTAGTGATAGTAATTCATCGTCACATATCCCAAACTTGCCCAATGGTCAACCTATCAATTCAATCCATATACAGTCTCCACAAGTGAGTGCCTCAAGTATCGACTCCAGGTTTGTCGTATCGAAACAAAGAATTGCTCAGGCCCAAGCTCAAGCACTGTTAAGTAGTTCTCAAAGATCAAACTCGCAAAGTGGATTAtcgttctttttttctcaaAAAAGTAAGCCAGCCGTGAAAAGAGATTCTACAACTGATTTAGGTGCATTTTACAACAACTCTTATCAAGATCGTGATGTTCCAATTGTTTCTGGTTCCCCCAATTCGTTATCTTCTGCGGAATCAACAGTGTCGTATGGCAGTAGTGCTCCTACAAGACACAATTCAATGGCAAATTTAAAAcggtttttcaaaaaatcaactcCAACAACTTCACAACCAGTGGGGACTCTGAACTTATCTTCGTCTTTAAGATCGGCTAGTTCTGGTGCTAGTGGGGCAATGAATATTCCAAATTCATTGAATGGACAAACCAACAATGGTTCTCAATCGCCATCATCATTCAATGCTAGCACTTCTAATACATCGTATTCACAGTCACCCGGCactaattcttcttcagtgTCCCGTAGTTCAACTTTGCAAAACAAGATGAATTATCATGAAAGACGTCAATCGGTGCTGGGGATTGTCAATAATTCACAGCAATTGCCATTTTCTAAACGATACCACAGTAAGAATGCCGAGAATTTGGGAGCTGGTGCTGGAGGTTCGGTTAGATTGCTTACAAGAGTAAGTGATGGTAAGACTTTTGCCGTCAAAGAATTCCGGGCTaaatatcaaaatgaaTCGAAGCGTGATTACGCTAAGAAGATCACTGGTGAATATTGTATTGGATCTACTCTAAAGCATcctaatattattgaaacgGTTGAAATTTGTTATGAGAATGAACGTATTCATCAAGTTATGGAATATTGTGATTTCGATTTATTTGCCATTGTCATGTCAAATAAAATGTCAAGagaagaaatcaattgttgctttaaacaaattttggCTGGGGTTCATTATTTACATTCTATGGGATTAGCTCATcgtgatttgaaattagatAATTGTGTTATTGATAAACGAGGAATTgttaaaatcattgattttgGATCAGCAGTTGTGTTTTCTTATCCATTTACCAAAACTTTAATTGAAGCACAGGGTATTGTTGGATCGGATCCATATTTGGCTCCCGAAGTTTgtgttttcaataaatatgaCCCTAGACCAGTTGATGTTTGGTCAGTTGccattatttattgttgtatGATGTTAAAGAAATTCCCATGGAAAGTGCCGAAATTGTCTGATTCTAGTTTTAAGTTATTTGCATCTCGTGGTGAATTTATTCCAATTTCGGAGATGTTGAAAAAGACACCAAATGACATGGAGAAGTCAAATAGTAATGGAAGTAGTGGTGgattaaataatttggaGGATATAAGTGAGGCATTGGAAGATGAAATTACAGCAGGTGTTAAACAGAAGCCTCCAGCCACTGGTCAAAACGGTACTACTGGTGACGGAAAGGATCACACATCTAGTGAAACTGGAGCTAACCGTCTATTGTTGGCCTTGCCAGAAGATTGTAGAAGACTTATTGGTCGTATGGTTGAATTAGCTCCAGCTTGTCGTATCACCGTTGATGAAGTATTGAATGATCCATGGTTGAAATCAGTAAATATGTGTACTGTCGAAGAAAGCTCACCGGGTGTGTTTGAAGTTATCAAATGTGAAGATCATGAGCATACTCAAGTAGATCAATCTAAAGCCCATATTGCCgcttttgaaaaaaacaagaagaaatagaatAGGTGGAAGTCGTCACGAAGATCATGAATATTCAagattaaaaataaatccaattatagacaaaaaaatatgtaGCATTTacttttttagtttttctttttaactGTAtgtacttttttttttttttaatgttTATTTCATTTCGTTTAATTTAAATCTATGTATATTATGTACAAGTTATTCagtgatatatatataaaaactggtgtttttgtttatggTACAACTTTGATGCCAACCTCTTTTGCCGTGCTAATCACACTCCCAATAATAGCTTTAAGATCAACGGATCTATGTCTATCATCGGTTTTTTTAATCTTGGCAATTTCCCAAATATGTTTCAACGACACTTCTCCAACAGGTTCTTCTAATCCTTTCCCGCTACCTTTTTCCACTCCAGCAGCTTTCATCAATAACCACGAAGTAGGTGGAGATTTCATTTCAAATGTAAATGTACGATCAGGTTTGACTTGTATTATGACGGGTATAGGTACTCCTTGATTGTAAATGGCAGTACGAGCATTGAACTCTTtacaaaaatcaattgcCTTAACCCCTTTGGAACCCAATGCTGGACCAACTGGTGGAGCAGGGGCAGCTTTTCCAGCTTCTACCACTAATTTGACTAATGCTCCTTTTGTAGACATGTTTTTCTAGGCGAGGATGAGTGAGGTTGAACGGTAGGTCTAGTACTAATTGATGGGGACACTCTTTCTTTTGCttggttctttttttttttcaggCATTATTTGTGAGTGGGAttggtttgatttttttttttttttgatcaattcCTGGCCTGTTTTGTTTATGTACAGGAAACTGCAACTGAAtggaaacaacaaaattaatgagaagattggaaaaaaaaatgttgaaagTTTAGAGTATTGAGATGAGAATCTAAACTAACCAACTTATAAAATATACACAGTAATGGAGAAATCTTTACCATTAAATTCGAGATCTAAAACCACTGCTTTAAAGCAACCTCGAGAATTATTCAGTTATGCACGTGATATAGATGGGAGATATGTATATGACGATCCTCAAGattcattatcatattattatttgccTGATTCAACCATTGATAATGGGATTGATTTACAGGCTGGATATtctaaattcaaaaaaatccctgaagaacaaaatttagctgatttcaattcattattaaaagcaattattaaatatgaAACCTCTGAAGGTAAAAAAATATCGAGTGATATAATCACTTTCCGAGGAATAATGACCAAGATACTTTCGTTGCCGTATAATTTAACTGAACCAATAGATTTATATGTTGTTCCCTTTGATGgtcaattgtttattaaatcagatgatgaattggatatcaaaagaagaaaagagCAAGACGATCGAATGAAACAGACAAGCACTGAAGAAAGATATGATTATTTGAAACGATGTGAATATATTGgatataaatttgaaactaTTGCCACTCTTCCCAAACCATGGAGTCAAGTAtcaagaaatcaaattgaaaacaggAATAAAAAAACTGTGAATAATTATGAACAATATCTATCTGTGATTAGAACTGGTATTGGTAATGTTAAATTGGTCTTAGCAGGAGAAATTGATTGCTGTTGGGATTATTTACCTGatgaaagaaataaaatattaaatcattatgtagaattgaaaactaGTCGaatcattgaaaataatatgCAAGTTGtttcatttgaaaaaaaattatttaaaacaTGGTGTCAATGTTTTTTAATGGGGGTCACTAAAATCATTTATGGATTTCGagatgataatttaaacTTAAGAAATGTCGAATTATACAACACCGAAGAAATCCCggttttaattaaaaataaccCATTAACAAACACAGCaacagaaaagaaaatcaattgtaCGAATGCATTGAAATGGTATGGTGCTGTAGTTGATTGGTTGAATACGACAATTGACAAAAAAGATGAAATCAAGAGTTATCGTTTGAAATATGATCCGGTAAGGAAATCGTTCACTCTAAGTGAAACTGATAGTGAAACTAATGAGAAATTAAGAAATGGTCAATTGCTCACGTCAGAATTTTTGGAATGGAGACaaagtttgaaaaaatagaCTCGTAATgtaacaataaataaaaagtaGATGTATTTGATTAAAAGATTGTAGATATTTTTGAGTATTTTCTACAGTTTGTATAGTagttcttcttttttttgacacAATTTTGCAGCAAAACtgatataaaaaaaaaaaaaattgatagtGTATGTTTCACGTGATTTACAAAAGTGGGGCTACTACCACTCTTACTACTAACTCAAACTAACAtcttcaaaaaaaactctCATAAATTCAATCATACCTTTCAAATTAGTCAATCTTGAGACATTCATGCCAACGTGAGTATTACTAAATGCCCACTGATCAGCCATCATCTCATTTACAAGTGTATTTGATGAGAATAAACGACCACATACCTGTTAGTATATGAGGCAACATGAATTGACATATTTCGCAGATTTCGGTGCTGAGATTCATTGAAATTACACAAAGGCAAAACGTTTCCTAGTtcagtattattattttttttttttttgacatgGACTTGCAAATTAGCTTGGAAGGAAATAGCAATGGTAATGAGctcattatcatcatgtTATCCATGCAGTCTAGAAATGGGTCATTGCttaataatcataattttGGGTGATAGAAAAACATCAGCAACTACACACAGAACGAGAAAACAGGGCTTTAACATGCAAAGCAACTATAATCTGATATGCTTGCCCATAATGAGTTGATTGGTTTtcacacacatacacactCTGCAATGCTTTACAACAGACATAATTAgtttaaaaagaaatatacaACCTCCCCCCCCCTGTTAATTAGTTAAATATGTGGTGTGATGAATTGGAGCCGGTTCCATTGGTGCACACT
This is a stretch of genomic DNA from Candida dubliniensis CD36 chromosome 1, complete sequence. It encodes these proteins:
- a CDS encoding mitochondrial 54S ribosomal protein YmL19 (Similar to C. albicans MRPL19;~Similar to S. cerevisiae MRPL19), which encodes MSTKGALVKLVVEAGKAAPAPPVGPALGSKGVKAIDFCKEFNARTAIYNQGVPIPVIIQVKPDRTFTFEMKSPPTSWLLMKAAGVEKGSGKGLEEPVGEVSLKHIWEIAKIKKTDDRHRSVDLKAIIGSVISTAKEVGIKVVP
- a CDS encoding suppressor of exonuclease defects, putative (Similar to S. pombe DIN1;~Similar to C. albicans RAI1) produces the protein MEKSLPLNSRSKTTALKQPRELFSYARDIDGRYVYDDPQDSLSYYYLPDSTIDNGIDLQAGYSKFKKIPEEQNLADFNSLLKAIIKYETSEGKKISSDIITFRGIMTKILSLPYNLTEPIDLYVVPFDGQLFIKSDDELDIKRRKEQDDRMKQTSTEERYDYLKRCEYIGYKFETIATLPKPWSQVSRNQIENRNKKTVNNYEQYLSVIRTGIGNVKLVLAGEIDCCWDYLPDERNKILNHYVELKTSRIIENNMQVVSFEKKLFKTWCQCFLMGVTKIIYGFRDDNLNLRNVELYNTEEIPVLIKNNPLTNTATEKKINCTNALKWYGAVVDWLNTTIDKKDEIKSYRLKYDPVRKSFTLSETDSETNEKLRNGQLLTSEFLEWRQSLKK
- a CDS encoding nitrogen permease/H+ ATPase regulator protein, putative (deleted EC_number 2.7.1.37;~Similar to S. cerevisiae HRK1;~Similar to S. cerevisiae NPR1;~Similar to C. albicans NPR1); this translates as MSKDIEKIQQQQSQQQQPMSSLTKLLHESTSTLASPVLSRNTSEVTFKDQGRRTPEIVTIDDNVATESPGIIIDVSKPKPPSIDTDGLDVEPQAVHGFDPSPNTKVSFSSPFSPTSPFTRQSSNSFSSNQAFQNPRGAVASPRYIKNNSVSHSSVFMGGESLSSSIPYSAPGGGRGNPASHSGNTSGSNHPNSLHRENSFSSLNTSDSNSSSHIPNLPNGQPINSIHIQSPQVSASSIDSRFVVSKQRIAQAQAQASLSSSQRSNSQSGLSFFFSQKSKPAVKRDSTTDLGAFYNNSYQDRDVPIVSGSPNSLSSAESTVSYGSSAPTRHNSMANLKRFFKKSTPTTSQPVGTSNLSSSLRSASSGASGAMNIPNSLNGQTNNGSQSPSSFNASTSNTSYSQSPGTNSSSVSRSSTLQNKMNYHERRQSVSGIVNNSQQLPFSKRYHSKNAENLGAGAGGSVRLLTRVSDGKTFAVKEFRAKYQNESKRDYAKKITGEYCIGSTLKHPNIIETVEICYENERIHQVMEYCDFDLFAIVMSNKMSREEINCCFKQILAGVHYLHSMGLAHRDLKLDNCVIDKRGIVKIIDFGSAVVFSYPFTKTLIEAQGIVGSDPYLAPEVCVFNKYDPRPVDVWSVAIIYCCMMLKKFPWKVPKLSDSSFKLFASRGEFIPISEMLKKTPNDMEKSNSNGSSGGLNNLEDISEALEDEITAGVKQKPPATGQNGTTGDGKDHTSSETGANRLLLALPEDCRRLIGRMVELAPACRITVDEVLNDPWLKSVNMCTVEESSPGVFEVIKCEDHEHTQVDQSKAHIAAFEKNKKK